AAGTTTCGATGTTGAAAATCAGTTTTATCAATTAAAGCCTCAcctgtttgttgtttgataACTCGTCTTCATCACGTCTCCGCAGGGTTCCTGGTGTACGTGTCggccgtgctgctgctgtgctcgGTGCTCGTTGTGTATTTCTCTCCCCGGGTCGGTCGCTCCAACATCCTCGTCTACATCAGCATCTGCTCGCTGCTCGGGGCGTTCACCGTCGCCTCCGTGAAGGGCCTCGCCATCGCCATCAACACCGGTGAAATAAAACGATATGAAACGCCATCTCTCCGGATCTGCTGCTGACTGTAAACTCgctccatcctctctctcttcctctctccagtGGTTGATGATATTTCAGTGCTGGCGAACCCCCTCACCTGGATCCTGCTGTTAACGCTCATCGTCTCCATAGTAACACAGGTGAGCTCCAAATGCACAATACTGAGGCCCCATTATAATTCAGGACTTTGACTTCACTAAAGGATCTAATACTTCTACCTGTGTGGATCTGATGCTCCGGATGTTTGTTCCCGCAGGTAAACTACCTGAACAAGTCTCTGGACACCTTCAACACGCTGCTGGTGTACCCCATGTACTACGTCCTCTTCACCTCCGTGGTGCTGTCCAcctccatcatcctcttccAGGAGTGGAGGAGCATGGAGCCCGTGGACGTGGTCACCACGCTGGGATCTTTCCTGGTCATCGTGGTGGGCGTCGCCATGCTCCACCTCTTCAaggagctgcaggtgtgtggtgccccccccccacacacacatttaaacaagtgTTTATCTTGCAGTGAACACaactctttgttttgttgctttatttccttttaaccGCCTTCCAGATGACCATGaagcagctgaccaatcagctgTCGGCTCCGGTGGAGAGGGCGGGGCTAGCAGAGGAGGTTCCAGCCaatggaggagcagcaggaagcAGGAGTAAGAAGGTGGATAAATACGGACTTATGGACAACATGGTGATCGAGAGTCTTCCTCCCATGAGAGAGGAAGGACCGAGGGTCTTCATCATCAGCTGAAACTGAAGAAGAGACTTCTGGACTTTGTAGTTTTCTACTGACTGATTTAAATCTCTGAGCgctttttatttgaagtgtttttactCTCAGCTCACCGTCCATCACAGAACAAATCTCACCTGAACGGAAACTCTTCCCAAGGAGTCACTTCATGCGTCTAATTATGGGatgtttaaacaaatataatgtaaacacattcaaatgataCTGAAGTTTGATTGAAATGTGACCTTGGAGGATGTTTAGGAAACGCTCTGCTGTGAATCTACGACTCAAAGGTCCGAGTGATATGGaactctttatttgttttaacagcagCTGCTTTGTAAAGATGTCACCTGACACCTGTTTGAGCGAGGACTCATGTAAAATAATAACCTGTAGGTGTTTAaagtcccacacacacacacacacacacacccctgcttCAGTGTAACCTGAGAACACAGACTCACAGTGAATGCTGCAGACACTACGCCTTagaactgttttatttctaaacattaaacccttttattttattgtcttaaATCTCTCTGTTAGTAATCAGATAGATGAAGATGTTGGCAATTATTGTAATAATACTTTAATAGTTTTAAGTGCAGAAATAttgacaaatgaaatgaatatcGTTTCATCAAACATTGTTGTGAGCTTAATAAAACCAAGACATTTATAAAGCTGTGGTACATTCCTCATCGTCCTTTAAACCATCATGAATTCTAAGATTATTAAACAGGTTGCTGCTAAAGCGTCCTCGTTTCAGCTCTTCTGAAGTTCTTCTACATGTCCACTTGGTGTCGCTGTGATACAGAACATCAACTCAGAGGAGTGGTGAGGTTTGAGGAGCTGAACATAGGGccatcctgctgatgttcaggtgtataccagtctgtagagtctctactttaaagagtcctctcctgctagtgttcatgtgtatatcagtatgtagagtctctactttaaagagtcctctcctgctagtgttcaggtgtataccagtctgtagagtctctactttaaagagtcctctcctgctgatgttcaggtgtatatcagtatgtagagtctctactttaaagagtcctcagAAGTATGGAATAACTCCTTTGACCTCAGACTGTAAAGAAGTATTTGTTATTCTGTGAAACTCTCAGTAAAAAGCGTGACGCAGGTTTCCCTCCACATGACGGTCAGCTCCAATAATTGCAGTTCTTATAGCGGCTGTAATCTCAGCTCTATCTGCGGTGGCTGATAACGGCTCTCTCTGTAAACTAAAGGACCTTAATTACATCCTGCACGCTTTGATTGGCTTTCCCTAATTCTCTGACAGCCAATCGGCTCCTCTCGTGATTGACGGTCACTTTAAACTCCCATAATCCTCTCTCAGAGCGTGAACTTCTCCGTCCTGTTTAGCCTCTTCTCTTCCTATCTGACAGTTTTCAACAGATGTTTCTCTGCGTAAATCCTCCCTAAGTCCTCCGTCATGTGAGATATTTATAATCCCTCGATACAAAGCGCAGCTCATCACATATACGCTAGTGGTTAATTCACATAATGTGGTTATGTAAAGTGTGTATTGTGACATTAACTATGATTTCTGCTCCACTGTGTTCCTCCCACACAGAATAACATGGGCTGTGAAACATGTCAGTAATGTGTATTAAAAGAGGAATTAGGTGCTGTAAACGAATCCTTAGAAactcctttttaaagaaataaaaagaggaggCTTTGCtctaaaatatctttaaaactATGGAAGGTAGAACCGACTGAAATGACtcaatttgttttttctccGCTTTTAAATATGCAGATTTAAGTCGGATAGAG
This Eleginops maclovinus isolate JMC-PN-2008 ecotype Puerto Natales chromosome 11, JC_Emac_rtc_rv5, whole genome shotgun sequence DNA region includes the following protein-coding sequences:
- the nipal4 gene encoding magnesium transporter NIPA4: MRDVHLDNETCRNGSGVQLWCGSQSVVCSVSGDQTTLHTHLENSTLTTDVYPDSSSYRPWVGLSLALLSAVLIGGSVILKKKALLRLADSGNTRAGDGGHGYLKDWLWWGGLLTMGVGEVCNFAAYMFAPATLVTPLGALSVLISAVLSPYLLGEQLNVVGKLGCLLCLLGSILLVIHAPQEQEVTSLQDMTNKLLEPGFLVYVSAVLLLCSVLVVYFSPRVGRSNILVYISICSLLGAFTVASVKGLAIAINTVVDDISVLANPLTWILLLTLIVSIVTQVNYLNKSLDTFNTLLVYPMYYVLFTSVVLSTSIILFQEWRSMEPVDVVTTLGSFLVIVVGVAMLHLFKELQMTMKQLTNQLSAPVERAGLAEEVPANGGAAGSRSKKVDKYGLMDNMVIESLPPMREEGPRVFIIS